The genomic interval GGAGCTCGGGCGACGGGAACGCAAGAAGCAGCAGACGAAGGACGCCATCTCGGACGTGGCCACCCGGCTGTTCCTCGAGCGCGGCTTCGACGCGGTCACCGTCGCGGAGGTCGCGCGCGCGGCCGACGTCGCCGTACAGACGGTGTTCAACCACTTCCCGGCGAAGGAGGACCTGTTCTTCGACGAGGTGGGCTGGTGGCTGGGGCCGGCTCGTGCGATCCGGGCGGCGCCGGCGGATGCGGATCCGATCGACGTCCTGGAGGCGCATTACCTGGCCGGCACCCGGGATCGGTTCGCGGTCGGGCATCTGGCGACCTGGAAGCAGTTCGTCCGTACGATCGAGAACAGTCCCGCCTTGGAGGCCCGTCGACGGTTGCAGGCCGCGGAACTGGAGACCACGCTCACCGAGGCCCTCGACGAACGGACCCCCGATCACCTGCGCAACCGGCTGATCGCCGCTCAGTACGCCGCCGCGCAGAAGGTGCTCGAAGAGGAGTTGATGCGCGTCCTTGTCGATGACGCTTCGCCCGAGCAGCTCGCCGCCGCTCAGACCGAGCTCGAGCAGGCGATCACCGAGATCTTCACTGTTCTTCGTCGTGGTCTCGCCTGAGGTACGCTGTTTCGTTGTGGCTGGCCTGGATTTTGACGCGGAGCTGAAGCAGCTCGACGTGACGTTGACCTCGATCGAGAAGGTGCTGGATCTCCCTGCCCTGCGCAAGGAGATCGATGAGCTCGGCGAGGTGGTTGCCGCGCCCGACCTGTGGGACGACCAGGCGAACGCGCAGAAGGTGACGTCGCGGCTGTCCAGCCTGCAGTCCGACGTGGACCGGGTGACCGCGCTGCGCAGCCGGCTCGAGGATCTCGGCACACTGATCGAGCTGGGCCGTGAGGAGAACGACGCCGACAGCATGGCCGAGGCGGAGAAGGATCTCGGCCCGCTGGGCAAGGCGATCCAGTCCCTCGAGGTCCGCACACTGCTGTCCGGTGAGTACGACGAGCGCGAGGCCCTGGTGACGATCCGCTCCGGCGCGGGCGGTGTGGACGCCGCGGACTTCGCCGAGATGCTGCAGCGGATGTACCTGCGCTGGGCCGAGCGGCACGGCTACCCGACCGAGGTCTACGACACGTCGTACGCCGAAGAGGCCGGGCTGAAGTCGACGACGTTCGGCGTCAAGGCGCCGTACGCGTACGGCACGCTGAGCGTGGAGTCCGGTACGCACCGGCTGGTGCGAATCTCGCCGTTCGACAACCAAGGTCGCCGGCAGACCTCGTTCGCGGCGGTCGAGGTGGTCCCGGTGCTCGAGCAGACCGACGAGATCGACGTACCGGAAGAAGAGTTGCGGATCGACGTGTACCGGTCGTCCGGTCCGGGCGGTCAGAGCGTCAACACGACCGACTCCGCGGTCCGGATCACGCACATCCCGACCGGCACCGTGGTCTCCTGCCAGAACGAGAAGTCCCAGCTGCAGAACAAGGCCAGCGCGATGGTCATCCTGAAGGCCAAGCTGCTCGCGCTGAAGAAGGCCGAGGAGCGGGCCCAGATCGACGCGCTGCGCGGTGACGTCCAGGGTTCCTGGGGCGACCAGATGCGGTCGTACGTCCTGCACCCGTACCAGATGGTGAAGGACCTGCGGACGCAGTACGAGTCCGGGAACACGTCCGGTGTGTTCGACGGTGAGATCGACGAGTTCATCGAGGCCGGCATCCGCTGGCGCCGTACCGGCCACACGGTTGCCGACCAAAACTGAGCTTCGCGCCGACTGCGGCAACTGTGTCGGCCTGTGCTGCATCGCGCTGACTTTCACGAAGTCGGCGGATTTCGCGCTGGACAAACCCGCGGGTGAGCCGTGCCCGAATCTCAGCGACGACTTCCGGTGCACCATCCACAAAGACCTGCGCAGCAAGGGTTTTCAGGGCTGCACGGTGTACGACTGCTTCGGCGCCGGGCAGGAGATCACCAAGCGCGGGCAGTCCGCGCCTGAGATGTTCGCGGCGCTACCGATCCTCCGCCAGCTGCACGAGCTCCTCTGGTACCTGGCCGAAGTCCTCGAGTACGACGAGACCGCGCGCGAGGCCATTGCCCGCATCGAGAACGTCAGCCGTACGCCGGACCTCACCACCGTCGACGTGAACGCCGAGCGCGCAGTCGTCAACGAACTGCTCCTCAAGACCAGCCAACGCATCCGCGGGAAACAGCCCAAGAAGAAGGACCGCCGCGGCGCCGACCTCATCGGAGCCCGGCTGCGCGGCGCTGACCTGGCCAAAGCCAACCTGCGTGGCGCATACCTGATCGGCGCTGATCTCCGTGAGGCCGACCTCCGCCAGGCCGACCTCATCGGCGCGGACCTGAGAGACACGGACCTGCGCGGCGCCGACCTGAGGGGTGCCTTGTTCCTTACCCAGTCTCAGGTCAACGCCGCCCGTGGCGACCGCTCGACCAAACTCCCGGACGCGGTTACGCGCCCTTCCCACTGGACCGCAGCTGGTGCGTGACCGGGGTCATCAGCAGGGAGATCGCCGTGATGGCCAGGGCTACTGCAGCCAGTGCGCCGCCTTGGCCCCAGGAGCTGCCGGCCAAGGACAGGTACGCCGTGCCGACGGTGGCCGCACCTAGCGCGAGACAGGTCTGCTGGCTGGTGAGCAGGATGCCGCTACCGAGACCTGCTTGTGTTGCAGGCACCTGACCGAGCACCACGCC from Kribbella sp. NBC_00709 carries:
- a CDS encoding TetR/AcrR family transcriptional regulator gives rise to the protein MELGRRERKKQQTKDAISDVATRLFLERGFDAVTVAEVARAADVAVQTVFNHFPAKEDLFFDEVGWWLGPARAIRAAPADADPIDVLEAHYLAGTRDRFAVGHLATWKQFVRTIENSPALEARRRLQAAELETTLTEALDERTPDHLRNRLIAAQYAAAQKVLEEELMRVLVDDASPEQLAAAQTELEQAITEIFTVLRRGLA
- the prfB gene encoding peptide chain release factor 2 produces the protein MAGLDFDAELKQLDVTLTSIEKVLDLPALRKEIDELGEVVAAPDLWDDQANAQKVTSRLSSLQSDVDRVTALRSRLEDLGTLIELGREENDADSMAEAEKDLGPLGKAIQSLEVRTLLSGEYDEREALVTIRSGAGGVDAADFAEMLQRMYLRWAERHGYPTEVYDTSYAEEAGLKSTTFGVKAPYAYGTLSVESGTHRLVRISPFDNQGRRQTSFAAVEVVPVLEQTDEIDVPEEELRIDVYRSSGPGGQSVNTTDSAVRITHIPTGTVVSCQNEKSQLQNKASAMVILKAKLLALKKAEERAQIDALRGDVQGSWGDQMRSYVLHPYQMVKDLRTQYESGNTSGVFDGEIDEFIEAGIRWRRTGHTVADQN
- a CDS encoding pentapeptide repeat-containing protein, encoding MPTKTELRADCGNCVGLCCIALTFTKSADFALDKPAGEPCPNLSDDFRCTIHKDLRSKGFQGCTVYDCFGAGQEITKRGQSAPEMFAALPILRQLHELLWYLAEVLEYDETAREAIARIENVSRTPDLTTVDVNAERAVVNELLLKTSQRIRGKQPKKKDRRGADLIGARLRGADLAKANLRGAYLIGADLREADLRQADLIGADLRDTDLRGADLRGALFLTQSQVNAARGDRSTKLPDAVTRPSHWTAAGA